From the Microcoleus sp. FACHB-831 genome, one window contains:
- a CDS encoding gamma-glutamylcyclotransferase, whose protein sequence is MSVQPGHLHNSLHLYKPSGSWQQQQPTEEPTFYYFAYGSCMCPVDLKRTMGENTHSYVVGSATLKGYRLGFYCRSSRRNCGVLDVVKDPTASVQGVLYRLPMRLSDRLDEREEVHLGGYRHEMVNISCNGQMYTGVRTYVVVNKLPEELAPNDWYFNVVLRGALTCGLPEQYCWQLFNHMHRLQQQKGQTDTLRSA, encoded by the coding sequence ATGAGTGTTCAGCCTGGACACCTTCACAATTCACTACACCTTTACAAGCCTAGTGGCAGTTGGCAACAGCAACAGCCAACTGAGGAGCCAACGTTCTATTACTTCGCCTATGGCTCTTGTATGTGTCCTGTAGATTTGAAGCGCACAATGGGCGAGAACACTCATAGTTATGTCGTTGGTTCGGCGACGCTGAAGGGGTATAGGTTGGGGTTTTATTGCCGTTCATCGCGTCGCAACTGCGGCGTGTTAGATGTGGTAAAAGATCCAACTGCAAGCGTGCAAGGAGTATTGTACAGATTGCCGATGCGATTAAGCGATCGCCTCGACGAACGTGAAGAAGTACACTTGGGCGGCTATCGCCACGAAATGGTAAACATTTCCTGCAACGGCCAGATGTATACTGGCGTTCGTACTTACGTTGTAGTCAACAAATTACCAGAAGAACTCGCACCAAATGACTGGTATTTTAACGTTGTACTGCGCGGTGCTTTAACCTGCGGGCTGCCAGAACAGTATTGCTGGCAGTTGTTCAATCATATGCATCGATTGCAGCAGCAAAAAGGGCAAACCGATACTTTGCGATCGGCTTAG